In Methanothermus fervidus DSM 2088, a single genomic region encodes these proteins:
- a CDS encoding Resolvase helix-turn-helix domain protein (COGs: COG1710 conserved hypothetical protein~InterPro IPR000637: IPR009057: IPR017956: IPR006120~KEGG: mth:MTH589 hypothetical protein~PFAM: Resolvase helix-turn-helix domain protein; AT hook, DNA-binding motif~SPTR: O26689 Conserved protein~PFAM: Helix-turn-helix domain of resolvase; AT hook motif), producing the protein MARKIHVTKPLTIKTITELLEKNPDLEEITCPASLYRRISPKYIKALKELGVKVRATKRGRGRPRKYSEKDKAMVNRLLKKGKTPKEVSKIMNIPLKTVYYLKGNLKLKRGKKPKYTKETRLKVKKMAKKGVSAREISKKMNIPLRTVYYILRSE; encoded by the coding sequence ATGGCAAGAAAAATACATGTTACAAAGCCATTAACAATAAAAACAATAACAGAATTATTAGAAAAAAATCCAGACCTTGAAGAAATTACATGTCCTGCAAGTTTATATCGTCGAATATCTCCTAAATATATTAAGGCCTTGAAAGAATTAGGTGTTAAAGTTAGAGCCACAAAAAGAGGAAGAGGAAGGCCCAGAAAATATTCAGAAAAGGACAAAGCGATGGTAAATAGATTACTTAAAAAAGGCAAAACTCCAAAAGAAGTTTCTAAAATTATGAATATACCTCTAAAGACTGTGTATTACCTCAAAGGAAACTTAAAACTTAAAAGAGGTAAAAAACCAAAATACACGAAAGAAACAAGGTTAAAAGTTAAAAAGATGGCTAAAAAAGGAGTTAGTGCTAGAGAAATATCTAAAAAAATGAACATACCTTTAAGAACTGTCTATTACATATTAAGGAGTGAGTAG